In a genomic window of uncultured Flavobacterium sp.:
- the nrfD gene encoding NrfD/PsrC family molybdoenzyme membrane anchor subunit, with protein sequence MSSHYEAPIRKPLVIGDKSYHDVTVDVAAPVEGPANKHWWIVFSIALIAFLWGLGCIIYTVSTGIGTWGLNKTVGWAWDITNFVWWVGIGHAGTLISAVLLLFRQRWRMAINRSAEAMTIFSVVQAGLFPIIHMGRPWLAYWVLPIPNQFGSLWVNFNSPLLWDVFAISTYLSVSLVFWWTGLLPDFAMLRDRAVTPFTKRVYSILSFGWSGRAKDWQRFEEVSLVLAGLATPLVLSVHTIVSMDFATSVIPGWHTTIFPPYFVAGAVFSGFAMVNTLLIVMRKVSNLEAYITLQHIELMNIVIMITGSIVGVAYITELFVAWYSGVEYEQYAFLNRATGPYWWAYWSMMTCNVFSPQFMWFKKLRTSIMFSFIISIVVNIGMWFERFVIIVTSLHRDYLPSSWTMFSPTFVDIGIFIGTIGFFFVLFLLYSRTFPVIAQAEVKTILKGTGDNYIRERANKDSHHE encoded by the coding sequence ATGTCGTCTCACTACGAAGCACCCATTAGAAAACCTTTAGTTATAGGTGATAAATCTTATCACGATGTAACTGTAGATGTAGCTGCACCTGTTGAAGGTCCTGCAAACAAACATTGGTGGATTGTATTTTCAATCGCATTAATAGCCTTCCTTTGGGGGTTAGGTTGTATAATTTACACCGTATCTACCGGTATTGGAACATGGGGATTAAATAAAACAGTTGGTTGGGCTTGGGATATCACGAACTTCGTTTGGTGGGTTGGTATTGGTCACGCCGGAACATTAATTTCTGCGGTATTATTACTTTTCCGTCAACGTTGGAGAATGGCGATTAACCGTTCTGCAGAAGCTATGACTATCTTCTCAGTAGTTCAAGCAGGTTTATTTCCAATTATTCACATGGGACGTCCATGGTTAGCATACTGGGTTTTACCTATTCCAAATCAATTTGGATCTTTATGGGTAAACTTTAACTCACCATTACTTTGGGACGTTTTCGCAATTTCAACGTATCTTTCAGTATCATTAGTTTTCTGGTGGACTGGTTTATTACCTGACTTTGCAATGCTACGTGATAGAGCGGTAACACCTTTTACAAAAAGAGTTTATTCTATCCTAAGTTTCGGATGGAGTGGAAGAGCTAAAGATTGGCAACGTTTTGAAGAAGTATCATTAGTATTAGCTGGTTTAGCTACACCTCTTGTACTTTCTGTACACACGATTGTATCTATGGACTTTGCTACTTCTGTAATTCCTGGATGGCATACAACAATTTTTCCTCCATACTTCGTTGCTGGAGCGGTATTCTCAGGATTTGCGATGGTAAATACATTGTTGATCGTTATGAGAAAAGTATCTAATCTTGAAGCTTATATTACATTACAACATATCGAATTAATGAACATTGTAATCATGATTACTGGTTCTATCGTTGGGGTTGCATATATCACTGAGTTATTTGTAGCTTGGTATTCAGGTGTAGAGTATGAGCAATATGCATTCTTGAACAGAGCTACCGGACCTTACTGGTGGGCATATTGGTCAATGATGACTTGTAACGTTTTCTCTCCACAGTTTATGTGGTTCAAGAAATTAAGAACAAGTATCATGTTCTCATTTATTATTTCAATTGTTGTAAACATCGGAATGTGGTTTGAAAGATTCGTAATTATTGTTACTTCTTTGCATAGAGATTACCTTCCATCTTCTTGGACAATGTTTTCACCAACATTTGTTGATATTGGAATTTTCATCGGAACGATTGGTTTCTTCTTCGTATTGTTTTTATTGTACTCTAGAACATTCCCTGTAATTGCTCAGGCAGAGGTTAAAACAATTTTGAAAGGAACAGGAGATAATTACATTAGAGAAAGAGCAAATAAAGATTCACATCATGAGTAA
- a CDS encoding DUF3341 domain-containing protein: MSNKVIYAIYNDDDILMDAVKKTRAAHHHIEEVFTPFPVHGLDKAMGLAPTRLAICAFLYGCVGISVATTMMSYIMIHDWPQDIGGKPSFSFIQNMPAFVPIMFEMTVFFAAHLMVITFYMRSRLWPFKEAENPDVRTTDDHFLMEVAVNDNEAELVSFFEGTGAVEVKVIEKN; this comes from the coding sequence ATGAGTAATAAAGTAATATACGCCATTTATAATGACGATGATATTTTGATGGATGCAGTAAAGAAAACTAGAGCTGCTCATCATCATATTGAAGAGGTTTTTACTCCATTCCCAGTTCACGGATTGGATAAAGCTATGGGTTTAGCACCAACAAGATTAGCAATTTGTGCATTTTTATATGGATGTGTTGGTATTTCTGTTGCAACAACCATGATGAGTTATATCATGATTCATGATTGGCCACAGGATATTGGAGGTAAACCAAGTTTTAGCTTCATTCAAAATATGCCTGCATTTGTACCAATTATGTTTGAGATGACAGTATTTTTTGCTGCTCACTTAATGGTTATTACTTTTTATATGAGAAGTAGATTGTGGCCATTCAAAGAAGCTGAGAATCCTGATGTAAGAACAACAGATGACCATTTTTTAATGGAAGTTGCTGTAAATGATAACGAAGCAGAACTAGTTTCTTTTTTCGAAGGTACAGGAGCTGTTGAAGTTAAAGTAATTGAAAAGAATTAA
- a CDS encoding cytochrome c — translation MKRIYKITLLVGITILVSSCHNNSAPNYQYFPNMYESVGYETYSEAKIFKGGKEGQLPAEGSINRGFEPYEYENSTAGYELAKANLKSPLDSIERNSGKGKELFEIYCISCHGATGNGKGKLVEREKFLGVPNYKDRDITEGSIFHVETYGLNAMGSHANQLSAHERWLVADYVLKLRSQL, via the coding sequence ATGAAAAGGATATATAAAATAACACTTTTAGTTGGTATAACTATTTTAGTTTCATCTTGCCACAATAATTCGGCACCAAACTATCAGTATTTCCCTAATATGTATGAATCTGTAGGTTATGAAACCTATTCAGAAGCAAAAATATTCAAAGGTGGAAAAGAAGGACAACTTCCTGCAGAAGGAAGTATCAATAGAGGTTTTGAGCCTTATGAATATGAAAATTCAACTGCAGGTTATGAATTAGCAAAAGCTAATTTAAAATCTCCTTTGGATTCTATCGAAAGAAATTCCGGAAAAGGAAAAGAACTTTTCGAAATTTACTGTATTAGTTGTCATGGTGCAACTGGAAACGGTAAAGGTAAATTGGTTGAAAGAGAAAAATTTCTTGGAGTACCTAACTATAAAGACAGAGACATCACTGAAGGAAGTATCTTTCACGTTGAAACTTATGGTCTAAATGCAATGGGTTCGCATGCAAATCAATTAAGTGCCCACGAACGTTGGTTAGTTGCTGACTATGTTCTAAAACTAAGAAGCCAATTATAA
- a CDS encoding quinol:cytochrome C oxidoreductase has protein sequence MYTFSSKLKTFSIILMALGILGIGYGFLTAPKDIQEVEKILAADAHGSHGAAHEATAETSHQEAGHHEAAEASHESHKGGEHETVNAADEHKEHLTHVLHQLQNKPWSALYVACIFFLLLSMGTLAFYAIQQVAQAGWSPVLFRVMQGITAYLPVGSIIFFVILILCGLHFNHIFVWLGEGVTDPASANYDKIIAGKAGYLNFTFWIIRAAIFLIGWNLYRYQSRKNCLAQDDANDDLYYKKNFKLTAGFLVFFIVSESIMSWDWIMSIDPHWFSTLFGWYVFASFFVSGITAIALVTVYLKSKGYLEYVNTSHIHDLAKFMFGISVFWTYLWFSQFMLIWYANIPEEVTYFVTRIQLYNLPFFGAVVMNFVFPLLILINTDFKRLSWVIVMAGTVILLGHYVDFFNMIMPGTVGDKWFIGVPEIASILFFLGLFIFVVFTALTKAPLLAKRNPFIEESKHFHY, from the coding sequence ATGTATACATTTTCAAGTAAATTAAAAACTTTTTCTATCATCCTAATGGCCCTTGGTATATTAGGAATTGGATATGGTTTTTTAACTGCTCCTAAAGATATTCAAGAAGTTGAAAAAATTCTAGCTGCAGATGCACATGGATCTCATGGTGCTGCACATGAAGCAACAGCAGAAACATCACATCAAGAAGCTGGACATCACGAAGCTGCTGAAGCTTCACATGAATCACACAAAGGTGGTGAGCATGAAACAGTAAATGCTGCTGATGAGCACAAAGAACATTTAACGCATGTATTGCACCAATTGCAAAATAAGCCTTGGTCAGCTTTATATGTTGCTTGTATTTTCTTCTTACTACTTTCTATGGGAACTTTAGCATTTTATGCTATTCAACAAGTTGCTCAGGCAGGTTGGTCTCCGGTATTATTTAGAGTAATGCAAGGAATCACGGCTTACTTACCTGTAGGTTCAATTATTTTCTTTGTTATTTTAATTCTTTGCGGATTACACTTTAATCATATTTTTGTATGGTTAGGTGAAGGGGTTACAGATCCTGCTAGTGCAAATTATGATAAAATTATTGCTGGTAAAGCAGGTTATTTAAATTTCACTTTCTGGATTATTAGAGCAGCTATCTTTTTAATAGGATGGAACTTATACCGTTACCAATCTAGAAAAAATTGCTTAGCTCAAGATGACGCTAACGATGATCTATACTACAAAAAGAACTTTAAGTTAACTGCTGGTTTCTTAGTATTCTTTATCGTATCTGAGTCTATTATGTCTTGGGATTGGATTATGTCAATTGATCCACACTGGTTCAGTACTTTATTTGGATGGTATGTTTTCGCATCTTTCTTTGTAAGTGGTATCACTGCAATTGCATTAGTAACTGTTTACTTAAAATCTAAAGGATATTTAGAGTATGTAAATACAAGCCACATTCACGATTTAGCTAAATTTATGTTTGGTATTAGTGTTTTCTGGACTTATTTATGGTTCTCTCAATTCATGTTAATTTGGTATGCTAACATTCCGGAAGAGGTAACTTACTTCGTAACAAGAATTCAATTATACAATTTACCATTCTTTGGTGCTGTAGTTATGAACTTTGTGTTCCCATTATTAATATTAATCAACACAGACTTCAAACGTCTTAGCTGGGTTATTGTAATGGCAGGTACTGTTATCTTACTAGGTCACTATGTAGATTTCTTTAATATGATTATGCCTGGTACAGTTGGAGATAAATGGTTTATTGGAGTTCCTGAAATTGCATCTATACTTTTCTTCTTAGGTTTATTTATTTTTGTTGTATTTACTGCATTAACTAAAGCTCCTTTGTTAGCAAAAAGAAATCCTTTCATTGAAGAAAGTAAACATTTTCATTATTAA
- a CDS encoding cytochrome c oxidase subunit II translates to MTSLLVIIVLVLLAVALWQLTKIFDLTQVGSSSDDSQVASDNDNNIQGYIMFGFLAFIYIFTIYGLLKWGGLALHTPASEHGLLVDNLMNITWVLIFVVQFITQGLLYWFSFKNRGHKDRKALFFADSNKLEAIWSIIPSVVLACLILYGLYAWNNIMFVDKDEDVIEIELYAQQFKWTARYAGQDNVLGKANVRLIEGVNTLGVDMSDPNSQDDIVVSELHIPKGKKIHFKMRSQDVLHSAYMPHFRAQMNCVPGMVTEFAFIPTYTTSEYRELPFMVEKVANINKLRAEKSVELVAKGGTALDPYTFDYLLLCNKICGASHYNMQMKVVVDTPEEYKKWLSEKTTLAQDIKAAEAAKKPAEEAGAKATTDSTAKDTVKAVIDTVKAVVAKVAMK, encoded by the coding sequence ATGACAAGTTTGTTGGTAATTATAGTTTTAGTTTTATTAGCAGTTGCATTATGGCAATTGACCAAGATATTTGATCTTACTCAAGTAGGATCTTCTTCGGACGATTCTCAGGTTGCATCGGATAATGATAATAATATTCAAGGGTATATTATGTTTGGCTTCTTGGCATTCATATATATATTTACGATTTATGGTTTACTAAAATGGGGTGGTTTAGCACTTCATACTCCAGCTTCAGAGCATGGACTTTTAGTAGATAACTTAATGAATATTACTTGGGTTTTAATTTTTGTAGTTCAATTTATTACACAAGGATTATTATATTGGTTCTCTTTCAAAAATAGAGGTCATAAAGATAGAAAAGCATTATTCTTTGCTGATAGTAATAAATTAGAAGCAATTTGGAGTATTATTCCATCTGTAGTTTTGGCTTGTTTGATTCTTTACGGATTGTACGCTTGGAACAACATTATGTTCGTTGATAAAGATGAAGATGTAATCGAAATCGAATTATATGCTCAACAATTTAAATGGACTGCAAGATATGCTGGACAAGATAATGTTTTAGGAAAAGCTAACGTACGTTTAATTGAAGGTGTAAATACTTTAGGAGTTGATATGTCAGATCCTAATTCTCAAGATGATATCGTAGTTTCTGAATTACATATTCCAAAAGGTAAAAAAATACATTTCAAAATGCGTTCTCAAGACGTATTGCACTCAGCTTACATGCCTCACTTTAGAGCGCAAATGAACTGTGTTCCTGGAATGGTTACTGAGTTTGCTTTTATTCCAACTTACACAACTTCTGAATACAGAGAGTTACCATTCATGGTAGAAAAAGTTGCGAACATCAATAAACTTAGAGCTGAAAAAAGTGTTGAGTTAGTTGCTAAAGGTGGTACAGCTTTAGATCCTTATACATTTGATTATTTATTATTATGTAATAAAATTTGTGGAGCTTCTCATTACAACATGCAAATGAAAGTTGTTGTTGATACTCCTGAAGAGTATAAAAAATGGTTAAGCGAAAAAACTACTTTAGCTCAGGATATTAAAGCGGCTGAAGCTGCTAAGAAACCAGCTGAAGAAGCAGGAGCGAAAGCGACTACAGATAGTACTGCTAAAGATACTGTTAAAGCAGTTATAGATACTGTAAAAGCAGTTGTAGCTAAAGTTGCTATGAAATAA
- a CDS encoding cbb3-type cytochrome c oxidase subunit I, with product MSAEAHGHDHGHDHEHEHHHKDTFITKYIFSIDHKMIAKQYLITGIIMGIIGIAMSLLFRMQLAWPEESFKIFNVLLGDKFAPDGVMANDIYLALVTIHGTIMVFFVLTAGLSGTFSNLLIPLQIGARDMASGFMNMISYWLFFLSAVIMLSSLFVEAGPASAGWTIYPPLSALPQAIPGSGTGMTLWLVSMAIFIASSLMGSLNYIVTVINLRTKGMSMTRLPLTIWTFFVTAIIGVISFPVLLSAALLLIFDRSFGTSFFLSDIYIAGEVLHYQGGSPVLFEHLFWFLGHPEVYIVILPAMGLVSEIMATNSRKPIFGYRAMIMSVLAIAFLSTIVWGHHMFISGMNPFLGSVFTFTTLLIAIPSAVKAFNWITTLWKGNLQFNPAMLFSIGMVSTFITGGLTGIILGDSTLDINVHDTYFVIAHFHLVMGISALYGMFAGIYHWFPKMYGKMLNKNLGYIHFWVTAVCAYGVFFPMHFIGLAGLPRRYYTNTNFPLFDDLQNVNVLITTFALVGGAFQLVFLYNFFSSIFYGKKAVQNPWKSTTLEWTTPVEHIHGNWPGEIPHVYRWPYDYSNPNHDVDFVPQNVPMKEGEEVLHH from the coding sequence ATGTCAGCAGAAGCGCACGGTCACGATCACGGACACGATCACGAGCACGAACATCATCATAAAGACACGTTCATTACTAAATATATATTTAGTATTGATCACAAAATGATTGCTAAGCAATACTTAATTACCGGTATTATTATGGGAATTATTGGTATTGCAATGTCTTTGCTTTTCAGAATGCAATTAGCATGGCCAGAAGAGTCTTTCAAAATCTTTAATGTTTTATTAGGAGATAAATTTGCACCAGATGGTGTAATGGCTAATGATATTTATTTGGCCTTAGTTACAATTCACGGTACCATCATGGTATTCTTTGTACTGACGGCTGGTTTAAGTGGTACTTTTAGTAACTTACTTATTCCGCTTCAAATTGGAGCAAGAGATATGGCTTCTGGATTCATGAACATGATTTCATACTGGTTGTTTTTCTTGTCTGCTGTGATTATGTTGTCTTCTTTATTTGTTGAAGCTGGACCAGCTTCTGCAGGTTGGACAATTTATCCTCCATTAAGTGCATTGCCACAAGCAATTCCAGGTTCTGGAACAGGTATGACTTTATGGTTAGTTTCAATGGCAATCTTTATCGCATCTTCATTAATGGGATCTTTAAATTACATTGTTACAGTAATCAACTTAAGAACTAAAGGAATGTCTATGACTAGACTTCCACTTACAATCTGGACATTCTTCGTAACAGCTATTATTGGTGTTATTTCGTTTCCAGTATTATTATCTGCAGCATTATTATTGATTTTTGATAGAAGTTTTGGTACTTCATTCTTCTTATCTGATATTTATATCGCTGGAGAAGTTTTACATTACCAAGGTGGTTCTCCTGTATTGTTTGAACACTTATTCTGGTTCTTAGGACACCCTGAGGTTTATATCGTAATCTTACCTGCAATGGGTCTTGTTTCTGAAATTATGGCTACGAACTCTCGTAAACCAATCTTTGGATACAGAGCGATGATTATGTCGGTTCTTGCAATTGCATTTTTATCAACAATTGTTTGGGGTCACCATATGTTCATTTCAGGTATGAATCCTTTCTTAGGATCTGTATTTACCTTTACAACTTTATTGATTGCGATTCCGTCTGCTGTAAAAGCTTTTAACTGGATTACAACTTTATGGAAAGGTAACCTGCAATTTAACCCTGCAATGTTATTCTCTATCGGAATGGTTTCTACTTTCATCACTGGAGGTTTAACTGGAATCATCTTAGGAGATAGTACTTTAGATATTAACGTTCACGATACTTACTTTGTAATTGCTCACTTTCACTTAGTAATGGGTATTTCTGCACTTTACGGAATGTTTGCTGGTATTTACCACTGGTTCCCTAAAATGTATGGAAAAATGTTAAATAAAAACTTAGGTTATATCCACTTTTGGGTAACAGCAGTTTGTGCTTATGGAGTTTTCTTCCCAATGCACTTTATTGGATTAGCTGGTTTACCAAGACGTTATTATACAAACACAAACTTCCCATTATTTGATGATTTACAAAATGTGAATGTTTTAATTACAACATTTGCTCTTGTAGGAGGAGCGTTCCAATTAGTATTCTTGTACAACTTCTTTAGTAGTATTTTCTACGGTAAGAAAGCAGTTCAGAATCCATGGAAATCTACAACATTAGAATGGACAACTCCAGTAGAACATATTCACGGTAACTGGCCAGGTGAAATTCCTCACGTATACCGTTGGCCGTATGACTACAGTAACCCAAATCACGATGTAGATTTTGTACCGCAAAATGTACCAATGAAAGAAGGTGAAGAAGTTTTACACCACTAA
- the ruvB gene encoding Holliday junction branch migration DNA helicase RuvB, translating to MNENLDPTTNGYNPEELDLEKRLRPLSFDDFAGQDQVLENLKVFVAAANQRGEALDHTLFHGPPGLGKTTLANILANELEVGIKITSGPVLDKPGDLAGLLTNLDERDVLFIDEIHRLSPIVEEYLYSAMEDFKIDIMIESGPNARTVQINLNPFTLIGATTRSGLLTAPMRARFGISSRLQYYTTELLTTIVERSSSILKMPISLDAAIEIAGRSRGTPRIANALLRRVRDFAQIKGNGTIDLEIARYALRALNVDAHGLDEMDNKILLTIINKFKGGPVGLSTLATAVSESSETIEEVYEPFLIQEGFIMRTPRGREVTDKAYKHLGKINTNIQGGLF from the coding sequence ATGAATGAGAACCTAGATCCCACTACAAATGGGTATAACCCAGAAGAATTAGATCTTGAAAAAAGATTACGTCCGCTGTCCTTTGATGATTTTGCCGGACAAGATCAAGTTTTAGAGAATTTGAAAGTTTTTGTTGCTGCTGCCAATCAGCGTGGTGAAGCTCTTGATCACACACTTTTTCACGGACCTCCCGGATTAGGAAAAACTACTTTGGCAAATATCCTTGCCAATGAACTTGAAGTTGGAATTAAAATTACATCTGGTCCTGTTTTGGATAAACCTGGCGATTTGGCTGGTTTATTGACTAATCTTGATGAAAGAGATGTTTTATTTATTGATGAAATTCATCGTTTAAGTCCAATTGTTGAAGAGTATTTATATTCGGCAATGGAGGATTTTAAGATTGATATCATGATTGAGTCAGGTCCAAATGCCAGAACTGTACAAATCAATTTAAATCCTTTTACTTTAATTGGTGCTACAACTCGTTCAGGATTATTAACGGCGCCTATGCGTGCTCGTTTTGGAATTTCATCTCGTCTTCAATATTATACTACAGAACTTTTAACAACTATTGTAGAAAGAAGTTCTTCTATTCTTAAAATGCCAATATCATTAGATGCTGCTATCGAAATAGCTGGTAGAAGTCGAGGAACACCTCGTATCGCAAATGCATTGTTACGAAGAGTTAGAGATTTTGCACAGATTAAAGGTAACGGAACCATAGATCTTGAAATTGCACGTTATGCTTTAAGAGCACTTAATGTCGATGCGCACGGACTGGATGAAATGGATAATAAAATCTTATTGACGATTATTAATAAGTTCAAAGGAGGACCAGTTGGTCTTTCAACTTTGGCAACTGCAGTTTCTGAAAGTAGTGAAACCATTGAAGAAGTATACGAACCATTCTTGATTCAGGAAGGTTTTATTATGCGTACTCCCCGTGGTCGTGAAGTTACGGACAAAGCCTATAAACATTTAGGAAAAATAAACACCAACATTCAAGGTGGATTGTTTTAA
- a CDS encoding alpha/beta hydrolase — protein MKHFLLFLLFTFCSSFGQGKSFSHFAYGKSSQQALDLYIPNGDLKDVPVVILLHGGAWSMGGLEYTSKHAQDICNKGFVVANVDYRYVSEEISAKDLLADIQAAVNYVSDVSGKYGYAKKGYHIVGISAGAHLALLFGYTKKNMKSITALCAPSRLDSVEVLEFLKKSGLLDIIEKLAGAKFNTSGNNPAFIAISPFRNISNTPTLLIHGDADPLVNVSQSQNLYAELKSKNVETKLLIREGKGHDVGMNSPDTEAQNIKDITDWIVIHNK, from the coding sequence ATGAAGCACTTCCTTTTATTTTTGTTGTTTACTTTTTGCAGTTCTTTTGGGCAGGGCAAGTCTTTTTCGCATTTTGCTTATGGGAAATCATCTCAACAAGCTTTAGATCTATATATTCCTAATGGAGATTTAAAAGACGTACCTGTTGTTATATTGCTGCATGGAGGTGCGTGGTCAATGGGCGGACTTGAATATACAAGTAAACATGCTCAGGATATTTGCAATAAAGGATTTGTTGTGGCAAATGTTGATTATCGTTATGTATCGGAAGAAATTTCGGCAAAGGATTTATTAGCAGATATTCAAGCAGCTGTTAATTATGTTTCTGATGTTTCCGGTAAATACGGATATGCCAAAAAAGGATATCATATTGTAGGCATTAGCGCCGGAGCACATTTGGCATTATTATTTGGATATACCAAAAAGAATATGAAGTCGATAACCGCACTTTGTGCTCCTTCAAGATTAGATTCTGTTGAAGTATTAGAATTTCTTAAGAAGAGTGGTCTTTTGGATATTATCGAAAAATTAGCTGGAGCAAAATTTAATACATCGGGTAATAATCCTGCATTTATTGCAATAAGCCCTTTCAGAAATATTTCGAACACGCCAACATTGCTGATACATGGTGATGCTGATCCTCTGGTTAATGTTAGTCAATCTCAAAATCTTTATGCCGAATTAAAAAGCAAAAATGTTGAGACAAAATTACTAATTAGAGAAGGAAAAGGACATGACGTTGGTATGAATTCGCCTGATACCGAAGCTCAGAATATAAAAGATATTACCGATTGGATTGTCATACATAATAAGTAA
- a CDS encoding cytochrome P450: MSENRKYNYPSRLSILRFFLDAEGVRRNPIPFHKRYFEQFGDSFSLKIGLSKYIILSRDNEIAQYILQKNQKNYHKSKFQSVYLSKYLGKGLLTVDGDFWLKQRRLIQPAFHKQKMNQLVENMNLTIASELDNLEEGKTIDLFPVMSQLAFNVVAKSLFQLSISEDKLNRIKFIIEEVQNFLIKEIRLPHKAWWFSITGQVKKHLELAEENNAIIREIIEQRLTSKEEVNDLLNMLLETRYEDTGEGMSVKQLVDEIKILFIAGHETTANALTFTLHLLGRNPDVQQKVLDEIIEIESQKQDIVEQLQKMTYTNAVLNESMRLYPPAWITDRQNVTDDTLAGFHIKKETLIGVSFYELHRNPKYWANPDEFNPERFLGEQKKLSMQYFYPFGAGPRMCIGAGFAIYEMCLTIAQIVKKYEIKSNTDEVQFNPLITLKPVGVEVSFSKR; encoded by the coding sequence ATGTCTGAGAACAGAAAATATAATTACCCGAGCAGACTTTCGATATTAAGATTTTTTCTAGATGCGGAAGGAGTGCGTAGAAATCCGATTCCATTTCATAAAAGATATTTTGAGCAATTTGGAGATTCTTTTTCTCTTAAAATTGGTCTTTCTAAGTATATCATTTTATCAAGAGATAATGAAATTGCACAGTATATTTTGCAAAAGAATCAAAAGAATTATCACAAGTCAAAATTTCAATCTGTATATCTTTCTAAGTATTTAGGAAAAGGACTTTTGACTGTTGACGGTGATTTTTGGCTAAAGCAAAGAAGGTTAATTCAGCCAGCTTTTCATAAGCAAAAGATGAATCAGTTGGTTGAAAATATGAATTTGACTATTGCTTCTGAATTAGATAATTTAGAAGAAGGAAAGACAATTGATCTTTTTCCTGTAATGAGTCAATTAGCCTTTAATGTTGTGGCTAAATCACTATTCCAACTTTCCATTTCAGAAGATAAACTAAATCGTATTAAATTTATTATTGAAGAGGTTCAGAATTTTTTAATTAAAGAAATTCGACTTCCACATAAAGCATGGTGGTTTTCGATTACAGGTCAAGTGAAAAAGCATCTTGAACTGGCAGAAGAAAATAATGCAATCATTCGAGAAATTATTGAGCAGAGACTGACTTCTAAAGAAGAAGTTAATGACTTATTGAATATGCTTTTAGAAACCCGATATGAAGATACGGGAGAAGGTATGTCAGTTAAGCAATTAGTTGATGAAATAAAAATTTTGTTTATAGCAGGTCATGAAACAACTGCCAATGCATTGACTTTTACACTTCATCTTTTAGGAAGAAATCCTGATGTGCAGCAAAAGGTTTTGGATGAGATTATCGAAATAGAATCTCAAAAACAGGACATTGTTGAGCAACTTCAAAAAATGACTTATACAAATGCTGTTCTAAATGAATCGATGCGTTTGTATCCACCAGCTTGGATTACGGACAGACAAAATGTTACTGATGATACGCTCGCAGGTTTTCATATTAAAAAGGAAACTCTTATTGGGGTTTCTTTCTACGAATTACATCGAAATCCGAAATATTGGGCAAATCCGGATGAATTTAATCCGGAACGATTTCTTGGAGAGCAGAAAAAACTTTCCATGCAATACTTTTATCCTTTTGGCGCCGGTCCCAGAATGTGTATAGGAGCTGGATTTGCTATTTATGAAATGTGTTTGACTATTGCTCAAATTGTAAAAAAATATGAGATTAAATCCAATACAGATGAAGTTCAGTTTAATCCTTTAATTACATTAAAACCAGTTGGTGTAGAAGTTTCATTCTCGAAAAGATGA